One Littorina saxatilis isolate snail1 linkage group LG14, US_GU_Lsax_2.0, whole genome shotgun sequence genomic region harbors:
- the LOC138947731 gene encoding microfibril-associated glycoprotein 4-like, producing the protein MRAAHYSLLLAFPIMIHGAPLNLGSSLFSHISTDTTYTQGHLFVSPATSTVACARLCALDPGCLTFTFLQGTCQGHLTAMNSSSDQVVAIGAQSYTRVTEADPVRCKTSGAQRLIVPSLGLDTQAVCQDDWMVILRRQDGSVDFFRDWSQYKAGFGSLDGEFWFGLENLHKLTSSQSYMMTVELRDWEGNEASALYANFSVGPESRLYKLHVDFVGGTANDSLTWHSRQHFSTYDADNDVFPIVNCADKLRGGWWYRECAESNLCGEYKPSSSTPLKQGITWRGWKGTTTYSMKSAIMKIRPA; encoded by the exons ATGAGGGCTGCTCACTATTCATTGCTGCTGGCTTTCCCTATAATGATTCACGGGGCACCCCTCAACCTGGGATCTAGCCTGTTTAGTCACATTTCCACAGACACAACATACACCCAAGGTCATCTCTTCGTCTCCCCTGCCACCTCCACTGTTGCCTGCGCTCGTCTCTGTGCCCTTGACCCTGGCTGCTTGACTTTCACCTTTCTTCAAGGGACATGTCAAGGTCACCTTACCGCTATGAACTCTTCAAGTGACCAGGTTGTTGCCATAGGAGCGCAGTCTTACACCCGTGTAACTGAAG CTGACCCAGTCAGGTGCAAGACGAGCGGCGCACAGCGGTTGATCGTTCCTAGTCTGGGCCTGGACACACAGGCCGTCTGTCAGGATGACTGGATG GTCATCCTGAGACGTCAGGACGGCAGTGTGGATTTCTTCAGGGACTGGAGTCAGTACAAGGCAGGCTTTGGCAGCTTGGATGGCGAGTTCTGGTTCG GTCTGGAGAACCTTCACAAGCTAACGAGCTCACAGAGCTACATGATGACGGTGGAGTTAAGAGACTGGGAAGGGAACGAGGCCAGCGCCCTCTATGCGAACTTCTCTGTGGGTCCGGAGAGCCGCCTCTACAAGCTCCATGTCGACTTCGTGGGAGGCACTGCCA ACGACAGCCTGACGTGGCACAGTAGGCAACACTTCAGCACCTATGACGCAGACAATGACGTATTTCCCATCGTCAACTGCGCGGACAAGCTGCGCGGCGGGTGGTGGTACAGGGAATGCGCAGAGAGCAATCTGTGCGGGGAGTACAAACCCTCCAGCTCCACGCCCCTCAAGCAAGGTATCACCTGGAGAGGCTGGAAGGGCACCACCACGTACTCCATGAAATCCGCCATCATGAAAATCAGACCGGCCTAG